In a genomic window of Deltaproteobacteria bacterium:
- the cmk gene encoding (d)CMP kinase, protein MSESVLPFVVTLDGPAGSGKTTLARMLAERLGVAYLDTGAMYRAVAWALGPDASDWPEERLGPALKGLDFSLKGSGENTRLQLMGLTLGDEIRSEDMGRRASDLAKRAEVRTFLTRAQQSLGRTTSLVAEGRDMGTVVFPRARFKYYLTASVDVRAKRRWQQLREAGQDPGSPEDIARAIAARDDQDAKRELAPLRPAEDSIRIDTGLSGPEAVLEVILQTMAG, encoded by the coding sequence ATGTCAGAATCCGTCCTCCCCTTTGTTGTCACCTTGGACGGTCCAGCCGGTTCGGGCAAGACCACGCTGGCCCGCATGCTGGCCGAACGTCTGGGTGTGGCCTATTTAGACACCGGGGCCATGTACCGGGCCGTGGCCTGGGCACTGGGTCCGGATGCGTCCGACTGGCCCGAAGAACGTCTCGGACCGGCCCTCAAAGGGCTCGATTTCAGTCTAAAAGGGAGTGGTGAGAACACCCGCCTTCAACTCATGGGCCTGACTCTTGGGGATGAAATACGTTCCGAGGACATGGGACGAAGAGCCTCGGATCTGGCCAAGAGGGCCGAGGTCCGGACCTTTTTGACCCGAGCCCAGCAGTCCTTGGGCCGGACAACATCCTTGGTGGCCGAAGGTCGGGACATGGGTACTGTGGTTTTTCCTCGGGCACGTTTCAAGTATTACTTGACGGCTTCGGTCGATGTACGGGCCAAAAGACGTTGGCAGCAGCTTCGGGAGGCTGGGCAGGACCCGGGTTCTCCGGAAGACATCGCCCGGGCCATTGCCGCCCGGGACGATCAGGATGCCAAGCGTGAACTGGCCCCGCTCAGACCGGCCGAGGATTCCATCCGCATCGACACTGGCCTGTCCGGGCCCGAGGCCGTGCTGGAGGTCATCCTCCAGACCATGGCGGGGTGA
- a CDS encoding YihY family inner membrane protein — protein sequence MTAVPRLLRSARDWALALWLSFERNDFLIRASSLTYLTALALVPFVATVFAVLKGVGLQRSGYIQRFLMHVTGENQVIVENITEYINRTNVTSLGMVGFTFVLLTIFTLLGNIENSFNQVWGVRHGRRLSRKLTDYLALVLVCPILLIVSFSFTASLESSALIGQAFGFIDFSPLQTFFLKFFLPFIPVFGALTILYQFLPNTRVPIRCSLTGAALAGFILQTTQWVFIKNQIGATNYNIIYGSFAQIPLFLIWIYMSWLIVLLGAEISFMIQSWRPRHGVGHWATAGFLNTVSASIAILVHLVEATRKGDGPVPVLELSKVMDLPADFVQGRMHELVDAGLAAEASGGAKRGYVPLFLAGEKRLAEIVHILAGRGRGPVSKAGEFFETLLSGAWTRYVDGDENLTMAELSRQYFLTADEPLDRPRP from the coding sequence GTGACGGCCGTGCCTCGCCTGCTTCGCTCGGCCAGGGACTGGGCATTGGCCTTGTGGCTGTCCTTCGAGCGCAACGACTTCCTCATCCGGGCTTCGTCTCTGACCTATCTGACGGCCCTGGCCCTGGTGCCCTTCGTGGCCACGGTCTTCGCCGTTCTCAAAGGCGTTGGCCTGCAACGTTCAGGATATATCCAGCGTTTCCTCATGCACGTGACCGGAGAGAATCAGGTCATCGTCGAGAACATCACCGAATACATCAACCGAACCAACGTGACCAGCCTTGGGATGGTCGGATTCACCTTTGTCCTCCTGACCATCTTCACCCTACTCGGCAACATTGAGAACAGCTTCAACCAGGTCTGGGGGGTGCGGCATGGCAGGAGGTTGTCCCGGAAATTGACTGACTACCTGGCCCTGGTCCTTGTTTGCCCCATTCTTCTCATCGTGTCCTTTAGTTTCACCGCTTCGCTGGAGAGCTCGGCCCTGATCGGCCAGGCCTTCGGATTCATCGATTTTTCCCCTCTGCAGACCTTCTTCCTCAAATTTTTTCTGCCCTTTATCCCTGTCTTCGGAGCGTTGACCATTCTCTACCAGTTTTTACCCAACACCAGAGTGCCTATCCGCTGCTCACTGACCGGGGCGGCCCTGGCCGGATTCATCCTTCAGACCACCCAATGGGTGTTCATCAAGAACCAGATCGGGGCCACCAACTACAATATCATCTACGGAAGCTTCGCGCAGATCCCCCTGTTTCTGATCTGGATCTACATGAGCTGGCTGATCGTGCTTCTGGGGGCCGAGATCAGCTTCATGATCCAGTCGTGGCGGCCGAGGCACGGGGTGGGGCATTGGGCCACGGCCGGGTTTCTGAACACCGTGTCCGCCTCCATCGCCATTTTGGTCCATCTCGTTGAGGCCACCCGGAAAGGAGACGGACCGGTTCCAGTCTTGGAGCTCTCCAAAGTCATGGACCTGCCGGCGGACTTCGTCCAGGGCCGGATGCACGAACTGGTCGATGCCGGGCTGGCGGCCGAGGCCAGCGGCGGGGCAAAACGAGGGTATGTGCCCCTGTTTCTGGCCGGAGAAAAACGTCTGGCGGAGATCGTGCATATTCTGGCCGGTCGGGGACGCGGCCCAGTGTCCAAGGCCGGTGAATTTTTCGAGACATTGTTGTCCGGAGCCTGGACCCGGTACGTTGACGGTGACGAGAATCTGACCATGGCCGAGTTGAGCCGTCAATATTTCCTGACGGCAGACGAGCCTCTGGATAGGCCGAGGCCCTAA
- a CDS encoding FxsA family protein, with protein MFARIVLIFVLFPLFELYVLVQVGSVIGAGTTILLVLLTAVAGAWLAREQGLRAMVRIQSSLQQGIVPADDLLDGAMILVAGVVLLTPGFISDVLGLMVLVPPIRNLIRTRLRSWATAKAATGQGIQIIHIDHDRRDR; from the coding sequence ATGTTTGCCCGAATCGTCCTGATTTTTGTCCTGTTTCCCCTTTTCGAACTCTACGTCCTGGTCCAGGTGGGCTCGGTCATTGGAGCCGGGACAACCATCCTCCTGGTCCTTTTGACGGCCGTGGCCGGAGCCTGGCTGGCCAGGGAGCAGGGCTTGAGGGCCATGGTCCGCATCCAGTCCAGCCTCCAGCAGGGGATTGTTCCGGCCGACGACCTCCTGGACGGGGCCATGATTCTCGTGGCCGGGGTGGTCCTGCTGACTCCTGGATTTATTTCCGACGTCCTGGGCCTCATGGTCCTCGTACCCCCGATCCGCAACCTGATCAGAACCCGTTTGCGGTCTTGGGCCACGGCCAAGGCCGCTACCGGGCAGGGAATCCAGATCATCCACATCGACCATGACCGCCGGGATCGCTGA